A region from the Dinoroseobacter shibae DFL 12 = DSM 16493 genome encodes:
- the lnt gene encoding apolipoprotein N-acyltransferase gives MARSPVLARWPRLADVLCGLAIGLGQAPLGLWPLALLGLAGLLARLDRSSGWRAGAWTAWRAGAAYFALTLHWIVEPFLVDVARHGWMAPFALVLMAGGLALFWAAAGALAGGLRPGLPRGLGFALALMSAEMLRSYVFTGFPWALIGTIWIDTHAAQTAAFWGLHGLGLATLCILVLARAQPLGRGLATGAAGLALLTGLGMLRPDPPAIPPDAPVLRLVQPNAAQHLKWDPGMIPIFYARLLDLTARPAPGAPPALVIWPETAIAYRLENAGPLLSQIAETAGDAPVVLGAVRGTPAGATNALAVLDATGIPAQIYDKAHLVPFGEYVPFGDLAARLGIRGLAVAEGGGFLAGPGPQVLDFGPLGRALPLICYEAIFPNFGRARLAEADWMLQITNDAWFGQFAGPQQHLVLARFRAIERGMPLVRAANTGISTVIDPTGALTGALPLGVAGTLDAALPPALATPPYARLGDLPLLIAMIVSLLGLMTRSRARAH, from the coding sequence TTGGCACGCAGCCCGGTCCTCGCGCGATGGCCTCGCCTCGCGGATGTTCTCTGCGGGCTGGCCATCGGTCTCGGGCAGGCGCCCCTCGGGCTCTGGCCGCTGGCGCTGCTGGGGCTGGCGGGGCTGCTGGCGCGGCTCGACCGATCCTCCGGCTGGCGCGCCGGGGCCTGGACCGCCTGGCGCGCGGGCGCGGCCTATTTCGCCCTGACCCTGCACTGGATCGTGGAGCCGTTCCTGGTGGACGTGGCGCGCCACGGCTGGATGGCGCCCTTCGCGCTGGTGCTGATGGCTGGGGGGCTCGCGCTCTTCTGGGCCGCCGCCGGGGCGCTTGCGGGCGGCCTGCGGCCCGGCCTGCCCCGCGGGCTGGGCTTCGCCCTGGCGCTGATGTCGGCGGAGATGCTGCGCAGCTATGTCTTTACCGGCTTTCCCTGGGCGCTGATCGGCACGATCTGGATCGACACGCACGCGGCCCAGACCGCGGCCTTCTGGGGCCTGCACGGGCTGGGGCTGGCGACGCTCTGCATCCTCGTGCTGGCGCGCGCCCAACCGCTCGGACGGGGGCTGGCCACCGGGGCGGCGGGGCTGGCGCTGCTGACCGGGCTGGGGATGCTGCGCCCCGACCCGCCCGCGATCCCGCCCGACGCGCCGGTGCTGCGGCTGGTCCAGCCCAACGCGGCGCAACACCTGAAATGGGATCCCGGGATGATCCCGATCTTCTATGCCCGGCTGCTGGACCTGACCGCGCGGCCCGCGCCCGGGGCCCCGCCCGCCCTCGTGATCTGGCCCGAAACCGCGATCGCCTACCGGCTGGAAAACGCGGGCCCGCTCCTGTCGCAGATCGCCGAGACCGCGGGCGACGCGCCGGTGGTGCTGGGTGCCGTGCGCGGCACCCCGGCGGGGGCGACCAACGCGCTGGCGGTGCTGGACGCCACGGGCATACCGGCGCAGATCTACGACAAGGCCCATCTGGTCCCTTTCGGCGAATACGTCCCCTTCGGCGATCTCGCCGCGCGCCTGGGCATTCGCGGCCTGGCCGTGGCCGAGGGCGGCGGCTTCCTGGCCGGGCCGGGTCCGCAAGTGCTGGATTTCGGCCCGCTCGGGCGCGCCCTGCCGTTGATCTGCTACGAGGCGATCTTTCCGAATTTCGGCCGCGCCCGGCTGGCCGAGGCCGACTGGATGCTGCAGATCACCAATGACGCCTGGTTCGGCCAGTTCGCAGGCCCGCAACAGCACCTGGTGCTGGCCCGGTTCCGCGCGATCGAGCGCGGCATGCCCCTGGTGCGCGCGGCCAATACCGGCATCAGCACGGTGATCGACCCCACCGGCGCGCTGACCGGCGCGCTGCCCCTGGGGGTGGCGGGCACCCTCGATGCGGCCCTGCCCCCGGCGCTGGCG